One part of the Nymphaea colorata isolate Beijing-Zhang1983 chromosome 8, ASM883128v2, whole genome shotgun sequence genome encodes these proteins:
- the LOC116258516 gene encoding WRKY transcription factor SUSIBA2-like, whose product MANHPSDASCTIKGYESQSLSLDQKGASLAIAERSSKDDYNWRKYGEKLVKGSKFPRSYYKCTHPNCQVKKKLERSHNGLVTAMIYEGVHDHPKPQPSRRQSVGASSIAQEGNDKAEVLPASTGRAFNQLEADGTPRPSSLSTSDDEGGEGTSAHGDKLEDEGDEGDPESKRRIMGSSPLDGITIRTTSDPRVVVQTMSEVDILDDGYKWRKYGQKVVKGNPNPRSYYKCTNAGCPVRKHVERAYHDPKSVITTYEGKHNHDVPTASATRHEISMHMAVQSVSSLNGGSPVALSLVMLKPPNHIENGRAPLFPTASNVVSLDLGVGIGQLPETSCIKGQNLTETEDMAENIHGANLTNSGLESPIQSAGTLPFYGN is encoded by the exons ATGGCAAATCATCCTTCGGATGCATCATGTACTATAAAGGGATATGAATCCCAATCATTGTCATTGGACCAGAAGGGTGCTTCTTTGGCCATCGCTGAAAGATCTTCTAAAGATGATTATAACTGGCGAAAGTATGGTGAAAAGCTAGTTAAGGGAAGTAAGTTTCCACGGAGTTATTACAAATGTACTCATCCCAACtgccaagtgaagaagaagttGGAGCGCTCTCATAATGGGTTGGTTACTGCGATGATATATGAAGGTGTCCATGATCATCCAAAGCCCCAGCCAAGCCGTCGACAGTCAGTTGGTGCTTCAAGTATTGCacaagaaggaaatgataaAGCGGAAGTCTTGCCAGCATCAACCG GAAGGGCATTTAATCAGTTAGAAGCGGATGGAACTCCTAGACCATCTTCTCTGTCAACAAGTGATGATGAAGGTGGTGAAGGGACTTCTGCTCATGGAGACAAATTGGAAGATGAGGGCGATGAAGGTGACCCAGAATCAAAGCGCAG GATAATGGGATCTTCTCCTCTGGACGGAATAACTATCAGAACAACTAGCGATCCACGAGTTGTAGTGCAGACAATGAGCGAAGTTGATATCCTTGATGATGGGTATAAGTGGCGGAAGTATGGACAAAAAGTAGTGAAAgggaatccaaatccaag GAGCTACTACAAATGCACCAATGCTGGATGCCCAGTTAGGAAGCATGTGGAGAGGGCATACCATGATCCAAAGTCAGTTATTACTACTTACGAGGGAAAACATAATCATGATGTACCCACTGCAAGTGCGACCAGGCATGAAATTTCCATGCATATGGCAGTGCAGAGTGTCAGTAGTCTCAATGGTGGTAGCCCAGTGGCCCTGAGCCTTGTGATGCTAAAGCCACCaaatcacattgaaaatgggaGGGCTCCGTTATTTCCTACTGCATCTAATGTAGTTAGTCTAGATTTAGGTGTTGGCATTGGCCAGCTTCCTGAAACTAGTTGCATTAAGGGGCAGAATCTAACCGAAACAGAAGACATGGCCGAAAATATCCATGGTGCTAACTTGACCAATTCAGGTCTTGAAAGTCCGATTCAATCTGCTGGGACACTGCCCTTCTATGGAAATTGA